One window of Robiginitalea biformata HTCC2501 genomic DNA carries:
- a CDS encoding homoserine kinase, whose amino-acid sequence MKMKTEKLTVFAPATIANLSCGFDVLGLALDGIGDILHLELTPEPGVSITRVTGADIPLETDRNVAGIAGMAFLEAATGYSGGVRIEIEKRIAPGSGIGSSAASSAGTVWGLNQLLGEPFGLPDLVGFAMKGEALASGAAHADNVAPALYGGITLVRSSHPLDIARVHCPEALHACILHPQIELKTSDARKVLRTSIPLSKGIRQWGNVGGLVTGLFTEDFGLISRSLEDCIIEPVRSLLIPGFDTLREAALAAGALGFGISGSGPSVYALTHGADTAEAVSRALGKAYDAIDIPYTLHHGPVNRRGIYSINPNT is encoded by the coding sequence ATGAAAATGAAAACAGAAAAACTTACCGTCTTTGCCCCGGCAACAATTGCCAATCTGTCCTGCGGTTTTGACGTGTTGGGCCTGGCCCTGGACGGCATCGGCGATATCCTCCACCTGGAATTGACCCCGGAGCCCGGGGTATCCATCACCCGGGTTACCGGGGCCGACATTCCCCTGGAAACCGACCGGAACGTAGCGGGAATTGCCGGCATGGCCTTCCTGGAAGCGGCCACAGGCTATTCGGGGGGCGTACGGATCGAAATCGAAAAACGCATTGCCCCGGGCAGCGGTATCGGCAGCAGCGCGGCCAGTTCAGCAGGCACCGTCTGGGGGTTGAATCAACTGCTGGGGGAACCCTTCGGCCTGCCGGACCTGGTGGGGTTTGCCATGAAAGGGGAAGCCCTGGCAAGTGGCGCGGCCCATGCCGATAACGTGGCGCCTGCCCTGTATGGCGGGATCACCCTGGTCCGAAGTTCCCACCCCCTGGACATCGCCCGGGTACATTGCCCAGAGGCGCTGCACGCCTGCATCCTGCACCCGCAAATTGAATTGAAAACCTCCGATGCGCGCAAGGTGCTCCGCACCTCCATCCCGCTCTCCAAGGGCATCCGCCAGTGGGGCAATGTGGGCGGGCTGGTCACTGGCTTGTTTACAGAAGACTTCGGGCTGATCAGCCGGTCGCTCGAGGACTGTATCATCGAACCGGTGCGGTCCCTGCTGATCCCCGGGTTCGACACGCTTCGGGAAGCCGCACTGGCGGCGGGCGCCCTGGGGTTCGGAATTTCCGGCTCAGGGCCCTCGGTGTATGCCCTGACCCACGGGGCCGATACCGCGGAGGCCGTTTCCCGCGCCCTGGGCAAAGCCTATGACGCCATTGACATCCCGTATACGCTCCACCACGGCCCGGTGAACCGACGCGGAATCTATTCCATAAACCCGAATACCTGA
- the thrC gene encoding threonine synthase produces MRYHSLNLNAAEVPFREAVIQGIAPDKGLYFPVEIPRLPDSFWKNLREKPINEIALELMRPFVGDSIPDPDLGRILEETLSFEFPLVELSEGVYSLELYHGPTLAFKDVGSRFMARCLGHFSKDSPAEITVLVATSGDTGGAVADGFLGVPGVEVVILYPEGKVSDIQERQLTTLGQNIRALRVSGSFDDCQRMVKRAFLDNDLKAARQLTSANSINVARWIPQMLYYAMAWRQLGPDSKPPVFAVPSGNFGNICAGMLAHRMGMPCRQFVAATNVNDTVPRFMESGQYAPEKAVPTISNAMDVADPSNFVRIRKLFGYRFPDLDAVMTSHAYTDGQTRDAMRHLHETYGYIADPHGAVGYLGLSDYLLQDPGGPGIFLETAHPIKFRPEVERTLGLELDLPERLRGLLERDKTALPITSYDDLRRFLMQPPGS; encoded by the coding sequence ATGCGATACCACAGCCTGAACCTGAATGCCGCCGAGGTACCTTTCCGGGAAGCCGTTATCCAGGGGATTGCCCCGGATAAAGGCCTGTATTTCCCGGTGGAGATTCCCCGCCTGCCGGACAGCTTCTGGAAGAACCTCCGGGAAAAACCCATAAATGAAATTGCCCTGGAACTCATGCGGCCCTTTGTTGGCGATTCCATACCGGACCCCGACCTCGGCCGCATCCTCGAGGAGACGCTGAGCTTTGAATTCCCCCTGGTGGAGCTTTCCGAAGGGGTCTACTCCCTGGAACTCTACCACGGCCCTACCCTGGCCTTCAAGGATGTGGGCTCCCGGTTTATGGCCAGGTGCCTGGGGCATTTCTCTAAGGATTCCCCGGCTGAAATTACTGTTTTGGTGGCCACCAGCGGGGACACGGGAGGGGCAGTTGCAGACGGGTTCCTCGGGGTGCCCGGTGTGGAGGTGGTGATCCTGTATCCCGAAGGCAAGGTGAGCGACATCCAGGAACGCCAGCTAACCACCCTGGGGCAGAACATCCGGGCACTTCGGGTGTCGGGCAGCTTTGACGACTGCCAGCGCATGGTCAAACGGGCCTTCCTGGATAACGACCTGAAGGCCGCCCGACAACTCACCTCGGCGAACAGTATCAACGTGGCCCGGTGGATTCCGCAAATGCTGTATTACGCGATGGCGTGGAGGCAGCTCGGGCCCGATTCCAAACCCCCGGTATTCGCCGTACCCAGCGGGAATTTCGGGAATATCTGCGCCGGGATGCTGGCGCATCGGATGGGTATGCCCTGCCGGCAGTTTGTGGCGGCGACCAACGTCAACGACACGGTTCCCCGGTTTATGGAAAGCGGCCAGTACGCCCCGGAAAAGGCAGTCCCCACCATCTCCAATGCCATGGATGTAGCCGATCCGAGCAACTTTGTCCGTATCCGGAAGCTTTTCGGCTACCGCTTCCCCGACCTGGATGCAGTGATGACTTCCCATGCCTATACGGACGGGCAGACCCGGGACGCCATGCGGCACCTACACGAGACCTACGGGTACATCGCCGACCCGCACGGGGCGGTGGGCTACCTGGGCCTGTCGGATTACCTCCTGCAGGACCCGGGGGGTCCGGGTATTTTCCTGGAGACGGCCCACCCCATTAAATTTCGCCCGGAAGTGGAGCGTACGCTGGGGCTTGAACTGGACCTGCCGGAACGACTCCGAGGCCTGCTGGAACGGGATAAAACCGCCCTGCCGATTACCAGCTACGACGATCTCCGCAGGTTCCTGATGCAGCCCCCGGGCAGTTGA
- the thrA gene encoding bifunctional aspartate kinase/homoserine dehydrogenase I, whose amino-acid sequence MKVLKFGGTSVANAQAISETCKIVTDAGRPLAVVVSALGGVTDLLLLTAAQAAAQQTDYQESLASLEKRHLDTIRELIPPARQAAVIGRVKTDLNTLETLLEGAFLIGETTPKLLDKIVSYGELLSSFLIAAYYESQGLPAVFRDSRELIETDATFGNAHVRMDATRTKVREALHNPEEISILPGFVGATASGDTTTLGRGGSDYSAAILAAALGAEELQIWTDVSGMFTANPRLVRQARPIPLISYEEAMELSHFGAKVLYPPTIQPVLDAGIPIRIKNTFDPHTDGTLIHARGNTEGRTVRGISHVPGIALVSLEGPGMIGIPGISKRFFETLSDAGISIIFITQASSEHSICVGIAALHLERAIQAVNDTFAYEMDRQLIKPVQAEDDLAIIALVGDQMKQHQGLSGKMFSALGRNNVNIRAIAQGASERNISAVIRSGDVKKALNTLHEAFFEEQVKQLNLFVMGVGNVGSRLLAQIGLQQRVLKKELRLNLRVVGISNSRKMVFDASGLPVAEWQDVLEKGEPANLDAFFSRVRELNLRNAIFIDNTASETVSGWYASYLKNSISVVTCNKIACSSEYEVYARLKSLARTYNAPFLFETNVGAGLPVIDTLKNLILSGDRVRRIRAVLSGSLNFVFNNYNGKDSFADVVRLAGKEGYTEPDPRIDLSGVDVMRKILILARESGLRLEMDAIENRSFLPEGALEAESVDAFYEVLEQQEPHFRRLWEQADGANCRLKYVAQLDGEKASVGLEEIPEGHDFFNLSGSDNIVLFYTDRYSEQPLIVKGAGAGAEVTASGIFADIIRIGNF is encoded by the coding sequence ATGAAAGTCCTGAAATTTGGCGGCACCTCCGTAGCAAATGCCCAGGCGATTTCCGAAACCTGTAAAATAGTTACCGACGCCGGCCGTCCCCTGGCCGTTGTGGTCTCCGCCCTGGGCGGGGTAACCGACCTGCTTCTCCTGACAGCCGCCCAGGCCGCTGCCCAGCAAACAGACTACCAGGAAAGCCTGGCCTCCCTCGAGAAACGGCACCTGGACACCATACGCGAGTTGATCCCCCCGGCCCGGCAGGCCGCGGTCATCGGACGCGTAAAAACGGACCTGAATACCCTGGAAACCCTGTTGGAGGGCGCCTTCCTCATTGGGGAAACCACCCCGAAACTCCTGGATAAAATTGTGAGTTACGGGGAACTGCTGTCCTCCTTCCTCATTGCAGCCTATTACGAAAGCCAGGGGCTTCCGGCCGTTTTCCGGGACAGTCGCGAACTGATCGAAACGGATGCCACTTTTGGCAATGCGCATGTGCGGATGGATGCCACCCGCACCAAAGTCCGCGAGGCACTCCATAATCCTGAGGAAATCAGTATCCTGCCCGGTTTTGTCGGGGCCACCGCTTCCGGGGATACCACGACCCTCGGCCGGGGAGGCTCCGACTATTCGGCGGCCATACTGGCTGCCGCCCTGGGCGCCGAAGAACTGCAGATCTGGACGGATGTCAGTGGCATGTTCACGGCCAACCCGCGCCTCGTCCGCCAGGCGCGGCCCATCCCGCTCATCTCTTACGAGGAAGCCATGGAGTTATCCCATTTCGGGGCCAAGGTACTCTATCCGCCAACCATCCAGCCCGTCCTGGATGCAGGTATCCCGATCCGGATCAAAAATACCTTCGACCCCCATACGGACGGCACACTGATCCACGCCCGCGGCAACACGGAGGGCCGGACCGTCCGGGGGATCAGCCATGTCCCAGGGATCGCCCTGGTCTCGCTTGAAGGCCCCGGCATGATCGGGATTCCCGGGATCAGCAAACGCTTTTTCGAAACCCTGTCCGATGCGGGCATCAGCATTATTTTTATCACCCAGGCATCCTCCGAGCACTCCATTTGCGTGGGGATTGCCGCCCTGCACCTGGAGCGAGCCATCCAGGCGGTGAACGATACGTTTGCCTATGAAATGGACCGACAGCTCATCAAGCCTGTGCAGGCAGAAGACGACCTGGCGATTATCGCCCTGGTGGGCGATCAGATGAAGCAGCACCAGGGGCTCAGCGGTAAAATGTTCAGCGCCCTGGGACGTAATAACGTGAATATCCGCGCAATTGCCCAGGGGGCCTCCGAGCGGAATATTTCGGCTGTTATCCGGTCGGGGGATGTCAAGAAGGCGCTTAACACACTGCACGAGGCCTTTTTTGAGGAGCAGGTCAAACAACTCAACCTGTTTGTGATGGGCGTGGGAAATGTCGGTTCGCGCCTGTTGGCGCAAATTGGCCTGCAACAACGCGTCCTGAAAAAGGAATTGCGGCTGAACCTGCGGGTGGTGGGGATCTCGAATTCCCGGAAAATGGTCTTTGACGCCTCAGGGCTCCCGGTTGCGGAATGGCAGGATGTCCTGGAGAAAGGGGAGCCGGCCAACCTGGACGCCTTTTTTTCCCGCGTACGCGAGCTAAACCTACGCAATGCCATCTTTATTGACAATACGGCCAGCGAAACCGTTTCGGGCTGGTATGCCTCCTACCTGAAAAACAGTATTTCCGTAGTGACCTGCAACAAGATTGCCTGTTCCTCGGAGTACGAAGTCTATGCCCGGCTCAAGAGCCTCGCCCGTACCTACAACGCCCCCTTCCTTTTCGAAACCAATGTAGGTGCCGGCCTGCCGGTTATCGATACGCTGAAAAACCTGATCCTCTCCGGCGACCGGGTACGTCGCATCCGGGCGGTACTTTCCGGTAGCCTGAATTTCGTCTTCAACAACTATAACGGGAAGGATTCCTTTGCCGATGTTGTTCGGCTGGCCGGGAAAGAAGGGTACACGGAACCCGATCCGCGGATTGACCTAAGCGGGGTGGATGTGATGCGGAAGATTCTGATCCTGGCCCGGGAAAGTGGCCTCCGACTGGAGATGGACGCGATCGAAAACCGGTCGTTCCTGCCCGAGGGAGCCTTGGAGGCCGAAAGCGTGGACGCCTTTTACGAAGTCCTCGAGCAGCAGGAGCCTCATTTCAGAAGGCTTTGGGAACAGGCCGATGGAGCGAATTGCCGATTGAAGTATGTGGCCCAGCTCGACGGGGAAAAGGCTTCCGTAGGGCTGGAGGAAATCCCGGAAGGTCACGATTTCTTTAACCTAAGCGGAAGCGACAACATCGTCCTCTTTTATACGGACCGGTACAGCGAGCAACCCCTCATAGTAAAAGGGGCCGGGGCCGGGGCCGAAGTCACAGCTTCGGGCATCTTTGCGGACATTATCCGAATTGGTAACTTCTAG
- a CDS encoding sugar nucleotide-binding protein, producing the protein MREEGKRILILGGSGFLGYALYKELCNYFDTYGTYCSARKRFGDNGQFLHYDLLEDDIHQVINEVRPHIIISALRGDFGAQIQAHSHLAEYLARHDCRLLFLSSANVFDAYSKFPSYEFDKTLSESIYGRLKIKIENMLLRLPSKRMAILRLPMVFGNASPRTREIRDALLEGEAIEVFPNLVINVTSDDKLSQQVHYIINRDKHGVFHLGSRDLVHHEDFIREIAAHLSERKPLFKRVFTTNEERYLAVLPKHNLLPKNLQLGYQEVIDHHIPQ; encoded by the coding sequence GTGCGCGAGGAAGGAAAGAGGATTCTGATTTTGGGAGGTAGTGGGTTCCTGGGTTATGCCCTGTACAAGGAACTCTGCAATTATTTTGACACGTACGGAACGTATTGTTCTGCGCGGAAGCGCTTTGGGGACAACGGACAATTTCTACACTACGACCTGCTGGAGGACGATATCCACCAGGTAATCAACGAGGTCCGGCCGCATATCATCATTTCGGCACTCCGCGGCGATTTCGGGGCGCAAATTCAAGCCCACTCGCACCTGGCGGAATACCTGGCCCGCCATGATTGCCGGTTGCTTTTCCTCTCCTCGGCCAATGTGTTTGACGCGTATAGCAAATTCCCTTCCTACGAATTTGACAAGACCCTTTCTGAGAGTATCTACGGCCGGTTGAAAATCAAAATCGAAAACATGCTCCTTCGGCTTCCGTCCAAACGGATGGCCATCCTGCGCCTGCCAATGGTATTCGGGAATGCATCCCCCAGAACCCGGGAAATCCGGGACGCCCTCCTGGAAGGCGAGGCCATCGAAGTGTTTCCGAACCTGGTGATCAACGTAACATCGGACGACAAATTGAGTCAGCAGGTACACTACATTATCAACCGCGACAAACACGGGGTCTTCCACCTGGGTTCCCGGGACCTGGTACACCACGAGGACTTTATCCGGGAAATCGCCGCGCACCTGAGCGAACGGAAACCCCTTTTCAAGCGGGTGTTTACCACCAACGAAGAGCGGTACCTGGCCGTGTTGCCCAAACACAACCTGCTGCCCAAAAACCTGCAGCTCGGCTACCAGGAGGTCATCGACCACCACATCCCGCAATAA
- the gcvT gene encoding glycine cleavage system aminomethyltransferase GcvT has protein sequence MKETALRQVHEALGAKMVPFAGYLMPVSYEGVNAEHQTVREGVGVFDVSHMGEFLIEGPRALELVQRVSSNDASKLEVGRAQYSCMPNERMGIVDDLIVYRIKDTTYLLVVNASNIDKDWDHISKYNEEIGAEMRNLSDAYSLLAIQGPKAVAAMQSLTSEDLAAIPFYHFAVGDFAGIPNVIISATGYTGSGGFEIYCKNEEVGQVWERVMEAGAAYGIKPIGLAARDTLRLEMGYCLYGNDIDDSTSPLEAGLGWITKFTKEFVNHEALAAQKAAGVERKLVGFEIEQRGIPRKDYTIADADGQPIGRVTSGTMSPSLNRGIGLGYVPVEFAAPGTTVNIQIRNKNVPATIVKPPFYKG, from the coding sequence ATGAAAGAAACCGCGCTCAGGCAGGTACACGAGGCATTGGGGGCTAAAATGGTCCCTTTTGCCGGCTACCTGATGCCTGTATCCTACGAAGGCGTTAACGCCGAGCACCAGACTGTACGGGAAGGTGTCGGCGTATTTGACGTATCCCACATGGGGGAATTCCTCATTGAAGGACCCCGGGCCCTGGAACTCGTTCAGCGGGTCTCCTCCAACGACGCTTCCAAGCTGGAGGTGGGCCGCGCCCAGTACAGTTGCATGCCCAATGAACGCATGGGGATCGTGGACGATCTGATCGTTTACCGCATCAAGGATACGACTTATTTACTGGTGGTCAATGCGTCCAATATCGACAAGGACTGGGACCATATCAGCAAATACAACGAGGAGATCGGCGCCGAAATGCGCAACCTATCCGATGCGTACTCCCTCCTGGCGATCCAGGGGCCCAAGGCGGTTGCCGCCATGCAATCCCTCACTTCCGAGGACCTGGCCGCCATCCCGTTTTACCATTTTGCGGTCGGGGATTTTGCCGGCATTCCCAACGTGATCATTTCGGCCACCGGGTACACGGGTTCCGGCGGCTTTGAAATCTATTGCAAGAACGAGGAAGTCGGCCAGGTCTGGGAACGGGTGATGGAAGCCGGGGCGGCATACGGAATCAAGCCCATCGGCCTGGCAGCCCGGGACACGCTCCGCCTGGAAATGGGTTACTGCCTCTACGGCAACGATATTGACGACAGCACCTCCCCCCTGGAGGCCGGGCTGGGATGGATTACGAAGTTTACCAAGGAATTCGTCAACCACGAGGCACTCGCCGCCCAGAAAGCAGCAGGCGTGGAACGCAAGCTGGTCGGTTTTGAAATTGAGCAGCGCGGGATCCCCCGCAAGGATTACACCATAGCGGATGCAGACGGCCAGCCGATTGGCCGGGTAACCTCGGGAACCATGTCGCCGAGCCTCAACAGGGGAATCGGGCTGGGTTACGTGCCCGTTGAATTCGCAGCCCCCGGAACGACGGTAAATATCCAAATACGCAATAAAAACGTACCCGCAACTATTGTGAAACCCCCGTTCTATAAGGGATAG
- a CDS encoding flavodoxin family protein, translating into MDFSDLSALYINCTLKPSPAQSHTRGLMEVSRKIMEREGVQTDVFRAVDYPIAPGVYPDMREHGADTDAWPDLFERVMAADILVLGTPIWLGERSSVCTRVIERLYAFSGEKNDKGQYLYYGKVGGTVITGNEDGVKHCAMGILYALQHIGYSIPPQADCGWLGEIGPGPSYLDPESGAADHEFTNRNTTFMTYNLLHLARMLKDQGGYPAYGNSRAGWESGERWGFENPEYRG; encoded by the coding sequence ATGGATTTCTCTGACCTCAGCGCCCTGTACATCAACTGCACGCTTAAACCTTCCCCGGCCCAAAGCCACACCCGCGGGCTCATGGAGGTTTCCCGGAAAATTATGGAGCGTGAGGGCGTGCAGACGGACGTTTTCCGGGCCGTGGATTACCCCATAGCCCCGGGCGTTTACCCGGATATGCGCGAGCACGGGGCGGATACCGATGCCTGGCCGGATTTGTTTGAGCGCGTCATGGCGGCGGATATCCTGGTATTGGGCACCCCGATCTGGCTCGGGGAACGCTCCTCGGTCTGCACCCGGGTCATCGAACGGCTCTATGCCTTTTCCGGCGAAAAAAACGACAAAGGGCAGTACCTGTATTACGGCAAGGTGGGCGGGACGGTTATTACCGGGAACGAAGACGGGGTAAAGCATTGTGCCATGGGCATCCTATACGCCCTACAGCATATTGGCTACAGCATTCCGCCTCAGGCCGATTGCGGCTGGCTGGGGGAAATCGGTCCGGGGCCGAGTTATTTGGACCCCGAATCCGGCGCAGCCGACCACGAATTTACCAATCGCAATACCACTTTTATGACTTACAACCTGCTCCACCTGGCCCGGATGCTGAAGGACCAGGGCGGGTATCCGGCGTACGGAAATTCAAGGGCCGGGTGGGAATCCGGCGAGCGCTGGGGGTTTGAGAATCCCGAATACCGGGGATGA
- a CDS encoding bifunctional ADP-dependent NAD(P)H-hydrate dehydratase/NAD(P)H-hydrate epimerase, which translates to MKILSKEQSYEADRRTLAAQGISSTELMERAAASIFNWLHNRLQGAPVRIHIFCGTGNNGGDGLAVARHLAEHGYHIQVYLVNYSEKRSGDFRINLERLRQRKIEPESLDADSGLPDISEADILLDAIFGIGLSRPPAPWVRNLIAHLNAADAFRLAVDLPSGLQMDAMPAHPEGVLAADFVLTIGSPKLVFFLPGSGEFAADFEVLDIGFDTTYLNEVAAQYEWVGADEARALHRTRGKFSHKGTFGHACIVGGSYGKIGAVALAASACLRAGAGLVSAWVPKCGYLPLQAGVPEVMVETCGREHYLDAFPEPGSGYRYGVGMGMGTEKDTAKAFFEWLGRVREPVVVDADGLNSLSAHPEALANLPAGSILTPHPGELARLIGEWTDDFDKLEKARAFAADHNCVLLIKGAYTVILGEGKGFINSSGNPGMATAGSGDVLAGILTGLLAQGYPPLEAAVFGVYLHGRAGDLVVSETGPEALVASDLFGALGRAFRELYAEATPPQSKEGEEG; encoded by the coding sequence ATGAAGATCCTCAGCAAAGAACAGAGTTACGAAGCAGACCGCAGGACCCTGGCAGCCCAGGGGATCAGCAGCACTGAACTGATGGAGCGCGCTGCCGCTTCGATATTCAACTGGCTGCACAACCGCCTGCAGGGCGCCCCGGTCCGGATACACATTTTCTGCGGCACGGGTAACAATGGGGGAGATGGCCTGGCCGTGGCCCGCCACCTGGCCGAGCACGGATACCATATACAGGTTTACCTGGTGAATTACAGCGAGAAGCGGTCCGGGGACTTTCGGATTAACCTGGAACGGCTCCGCCAGCGCAAAATCGAGCCGGAATCCCTAGACGCGGACAGCGGGTTGCCGGATATCTCCGAAGCGGATATACTATTGGATGCCATATTCGGAATCGGCCTGAGCCGTCCGCCGGCCCCTTGGGTCCGAAACCTCATTGCACACCTGAATGCGGCCGATGCCTTCCGGCTGGCGGTGGACCTGCCTTCCGGGCTGCAGATGGACGCCATGCCTGCCCATCCCGAAGGCGTGCTGGCTGCTGATTTTGTGCTGACAATCGGGTCGCCGAAACTCGTTTTTTTCCTTCCCGGGAGCGGGGAATTCGCAGCGGATTTTGAGGTGTTGGATATCGGGTTCGACACCACTTACCTCAACGAAGTGGCTGCACAATATGAATGGGTGGGGGCAGACGAGGCCCGGGCGCTGCACCGGACCCGCGGAAAATTCAGCCATAAAGGGACTTTCGGACATGCCTGCATCGTGGGGGGCTCCTACGGAAAAATCGGAGCTGTGGCCCTGGCCGCATCGGCTTGCCTGAGGGCCGGGGCCGGACTGGTTTCGGCATGGGTTCCCAAGTGCGGCTACCTGCCCCTTCAGGCCGGCGTTCCCGAAGTCATGGTGGAAACCTGCGGGCGGGAACATTACCTGGACGCCTTCCCGGAACCGGGTTCCGGGTACCGGTACGGCGTGGGCATGGGAATGGGTACGGAGAAGGATACCGCCAAAGCATTCTTTGAATGGCTGGGCCGGGTCAGGGAGCCGGTAGTGGTGGACGCCGACGGACTCAATAGCCTCTCGGCCCATCCCGAAGCGCTTGCCAACCTGCCTGCCGGGAGTATCCTGACCCCGCATCCGGGCGAACTGGCCCGGCTGATAGGGGAGTGGACGGATGATTTCGATAAATTGGAGAAAGCCCGCGCCTTTGCAGCAGACCACAATTGCGTCTTGCTTATCAAAGGCGCCTATACGGTAATACTCGGAGAGGGAAAGGGGTTTATCAACAGCAGCGGCAATCCCGGGATGGCCACTGCCGGCAGCGGCGATGTACTCGCCGGGATACTAACCGGATTGCTCGCCCAGGGATACCCGCCCCTGGAAGCAGCCGTGTTCGGTGTATACCTGCACGGGCGTGCCGGAGACCTGGTCGTTTCGGAAACAGGACCCGAAGCCCTGGTTGCCAGCGACCTTTTCGGGGCGTTGGGCAGGGCCTTCAGGGAGCTGTACGCAGAAGCCACACCGCCCCAGTCCAAAGAAGGGGAGGAGGGGTAA